The DNA segment TCGCCGTTGCCGCCGGAAGGCAGCTTCGACGACGTCTCGCGCTTTGCCGTCGCGCTCTCGTCACCCGTGCCGAATCCCGATTTGATTCCGGCGACGCCCGCGCCGGGCCAATCCATCGCGCCGGAGCAGCGCCACTTTTCGGGGCGCCCCGTGCTGGTGACGTTTACGACCGAAGTTCCGCCGAACACGCCGTTTACCGCGACCGTGTACATCACCACCGATGCAAGCGGCTGGAACGCGCAGGCGATACCGATGGACCGCATCGACGCGCTGCACTATCAGATCACCCGGCGGCTCAACTCGGGCACGATTTTCCGCTATCTGTACGATCGGGGCTCGTTCCAATCGGTCGAGGTCGCTCAGAACGGTCTGCAGCGCGTGCCGCGCCAGATCGTCGTCAACGACGCCGACGTTCGCGCGATTCGCGACAACGTGTACGCGTGGATCGACACGACCGGCGGCAGCTACAATCAATCGCCGACGGGCGTTCCGACGCCCTACAATCCGGCGCCCTTCCCGAACCTACCGCCGGGCGTGGGGCCGCCGGGCGCTCCGCCGCCGTGTACGACGCCGGCATGCGGCGTCACCCGGACGCCGCGTCCCCCCAGCGACTAGTGAATCGTTAGCTGCAGCGTACGCTCCGCTTTATCGCCGCGCGAGTTGCGCGCGATGACGTGCATCGGATACGTTCCGTGCGCGAAAAACGGGATCGCTCCCAAACGATACGCTAACGTGAATCGTCCGACGCCGACCTTGTTCAAGCCGACGCCGAAGTTGGCGATACGAACTTCGACGCTGGCGACGTTGGAACTGGTCAGCACTTTCCCCCATAACGTGTCGCCGGAGCCGACGTTGTTCGTGTTCATCTCGATATCGACGATCTGCGGCGGCGCGTCGGGCTTACGCACCGGTACGACGACGTGCTTGCGTGCAGCCGGTGATGCGGTCGCCGACGGAGTCGCAGATGGAGTAGCCGACGCCGATGCAGCCGGAGAGGGCGTGGCGGTCGGCGGCACGGTCACGAACGCGACCGTTCGCGCGAAATCCGGCCGGCGCTTTTTGGGTGCCGGCGATGCGATGGGTTCGAGGGTCGGCGCCGCCGTCGCGGCAGCGCCGGTCGACGGCTGGTCGTCCCGCGCCGGCGGCTGCGAGGCACACGCGGCCAGGCCGGCGGCGACGAGGAGAACCAGCAATGCATTGAGGCGGTACACAGCCGGGGCAGGATTCTCGCCCGCCGTTTTGGTTCCGCTTGCTAGGCGCGGAGCGCAAGGCGACGAACGGCTCGCGCTGTGACCATCAGCGTCGTCGTTCCGCTTTTTAACGAGGAACATAACGTCGCTCCGCTCCTCGAGCGGATCGTGACGATCCTCGAGCGCCTGCCGGATCGTCCCGAGTACGAGATCGTGCTGGTCAACGACGGCAGCACCGACGGCACGCTTGCCGCGATCCGCAACGAGATGCGCGCGCAGCAGCACATCGTGCTGATCAACCTCTCGCGAAACTTCGGACATCAGCTTGCGGCAACTGCCGGCATCGAGCTGGCTTCCGGCGAGGCCGTCGTGTTGATGGACGGGGACCTGCAGGATCCGCCCGAGCTCATCGAGTCGTTCGTCGAGCGCTGGCGCGCGGGATACGACGTCGTCTATGCCGTGCGGCGCACACGCAAAGGCGAAAGCGCGTTCAAGGTGCTCACGGCACGATTCTTCTATCGCACGATCAAGCGCCTCACCAACGTTGCAATACCCGTCGACACGGGCGATTTTCGCTTGATGAGCCGGCGCGTCGTCGAAGCGCTGCGCCGCTCGCCGGAGCGACATCGATTCTTGCGAGGCATGGTGAGTTGGGTCGGCTTCAATCAAACCGGCGTCGCGTACGACCGCGACGAGCGGCACTCCGGAACGACGAAATACCCGCTGCCGAAGATGCTCCGGTTTGCCGTCGACGGCATCACGTCGTTCTCGGACATTCCGCTGCGCTTTGCGGCGTATTTCGGGTTCGCCGTCAGCGCCCTCGCGTTTATCTACGCCATCGTGGTCATCGTGGCCAAACTGTTCCGGGTCAACGCTCCCGGATATACGCCGGGCTGGGCGTCGACAATCGTCGCCGTCGTTTTCCTGGGCGGCGTCCAGCTCATCAGCCTGGGCATCATCGGCGAGTATCTCGGCCGCATTTACGATCAGGTCAAAGGACGTCCGCTTTATCTCGTCAGCGACATCGAACGCAGTTGACCTATCATCCGGTCGTCGATCAGTTTCCGGTCATTACTCCGCTCGATCCATGGTCGGCAGCCGCATTCGCGGCGGCGTTCGTCGCCGCCCTGGTGCTGACAGCGCGACGCCCGGCCTACGGGCTGTGCGCGTTGATTCTCGTCACGCCGTTCGCGCTCTATCGCGAAGTCTTCGCCACGGCGATGACGTTGCCGCGTCCCGTATTGCTCGGCGTTTTGGCAGGGCTGACGACGTATTCGGGATGCTGGAAGACGTTGCGTTCGCGGCCGGCGCTGTTACTGCTCGGCGCGCTCTGCGCCTACTTCGCTGCAACCGCGTTGTCGGGAATCGGCGCGCACCATCCGGAGCTCGTCGTTCGTGAAACGCTCAAGGTGCTCGAATACGCGCTGTTCTTCGGGGCGGCGTATCTGTGTTATCGTCTCGATCCCGACCCCGGTCCGCCCGCGACGGCGCTTGCCGCAATTGCGATCGTCGTTTCGCTGACCGCGCTCGCACAAGAAATTCTAGGCGCGCCGTCGGGACTGTACGTCGGACGAGCGATCGTACCGCGCGTAGCCGGCGTGCTTGAAGGGCCGAATCAACTGGCGGGTTACCTCGACCTCGTCGTTCCCGTCGTTGCCGCGTTGGCCGTTACGCGGCGCTCCGCGTTGACCAGCGCCGCGCTCTTTCTTGCAATGATGGCCGACGTGCTGACGTTTTCACGCTCGGGATTGATCGCCGTAGCAATCGCCGCCGCGGCGCTCGTTGCCGTGAACGGCCGCGCGATGCTGACGGTGCTGCGCCCGGCTTTTGCCGGCACGATCGCGGGCGTACTCGTCGTCGCGGGCTGGGGCGCGTACGCGCAAAGTGCGAACGTCTTTCGTCTTTCGGTGGAGAGCGCGTACGCCGGCGGCGTCGGCAACCGGGGTCAGCTATGGGACGCGGCGCTGCGGATGTGGCGGCGGCATCCGTTGCTCGGTGTCGGCGCGGGCAACTACGAACTCGAGCTTCCGTTTTACGGCGTTCTCGGCGTACGCACGCACGCCAACAGCTGGTATTTGCAATCGCTGGCGGAGGGCGGTATTCTGCTCTTCGGCGCGACCGTGGCGGTGATCGCGGCGATCGCTGCGGCATTCGTCCGCGAGGTGCGCCGTTCGCCGTGGATCGCCGGCGCGGCGGCCGCATCGCTGGCGATCTGCTTGCATCAAATCGCCGATTATTTGATTTTCTTTCCGAAAGTGGGCATGACGTGGTGGCTGCTGCTGGGGATCGCCGCCGCCGCGTAACGCGCGGCACGATCGCAATCGGCGTTCCGGCCGCCTTTCTCTTTGCGGCCGCGATCGCGAGATTGCTGCGGGTCGCCGCGCCGCGCGAAATCGTCGCCGATCTCGCGCAACCGCTCGTCGTAGCGACCAACTGGGGCGCGTACGGACGAACGATCTTCGGCGTCTTGTTCGCGATGATCGCCATTGCGACGATTACGTACTTTCACGTCATCCGCAACCTGTGGGACCACGACGATCGCTACGCGCAGCGCGCCGGCTGGATCGCGGTGCTGTCGGCGCTCGGCATGATCTTCGCGTGGTTCGTTCCTTATTTGCTCTCCAGCGACGTCTATGCGTATGCGGCTTACGGCGAGCTCGCACGCCTCGGCCACGATCCGTACGCCCACGCTGCGCTCCCCGCCGGCGATCCGGTCTTCGACGCGGCGATCTGGCAGTGGGGAAATCCGTTACCCATTTGCGTGTACGGACCGCTCTTCATCGTCGTCGCACAAGCGGTGATTACGCTGCTGCACGGATTCGCCACGGTGGTACAGCTGGACGGTTTACGTGCGATCGCCATGCTGTCGCTGCTGCTGTGCATTCCGTTAGCGTACGCCGCATATCCGGGAACGCCGTTCCAGCGCGGCGTCGCCGCCTTTACCATCGGCCTCAATCCCGTCGCGATTTGGTGCGCCGCCGAAGGTCACAACGACGCGCTCGCACTCGCCGTCGTTTTGGGCGGCGTCGCCCTGGCGCGCAACGGGCAGCCGTTCGCGGGTGCCGCCATCGCGGCGCTCGCCGGAACGGTGAAGTTTCAAGGCGTTTTCGGCGCGATTCCCGGCTCGATGGCGCAAGGTCGCGCGCGCATCGGCGCGGCGCTTGGAGCGGTCGCGGCGCTGGGCGCATCGATTCCGTTGCTGCACGCGGTGACCACCGAACTTGCGCCGCAGGGACGCTTTGCGCCCGAAGCTTCGCTCGAAGCGCTCGTGAAGCCGCTCGCTTTTGCCGTCATGCATAACGACGCTGCGGTAACCATCCTCACCTCGATGGTCGCTGCTATCGGCGCGCTCGCGTGCGTGGCTCGCGGCGTGGCTCGCTTACGCAACGGGCGCCTCGAAGGCTGGTTATATTTCGCGCTCGGCGCTTGGCTGCTGATTCCAAATCCCTACCCATGGTATTCGCTCTGGCTGCTGCCGCTGGCGGCGGTCGTCCCGA comes from the Candidatus Baltobacteraceae bacterium genome and includes:
- a CDS encoding glycosyltransferase family 2 protein — its product is MTISVVVPLFNEEHNVAPLLERIVTILERLPDRPEYEIVLVNDGSTDGTLAAIRNEMRAQQHIVLINLSRNFGHQLAATAGIELASGEAVVLMDGDLQDPPELIESFVERWRAGYDVVYAVRRTRKGESAFKVLTARFFYRTIKRLTNVAIPVDTGDFRLMSRRVVEALRRSPERHRFLRGMVSWVGFNQTGVAYDRDERHSGTTKYPLPKMLRFAVDGITSFSDIPLRFAAYFGFAVSALAFIYAIVVIVAKLFRVNAPGYTPGWASTIVAVVFLGGVQLISLGIIGEYLGRIYDQVKGRPLYLVSDIERS
- a CDS encoding O-antigen ligase family protein, translating into MTYHPVVDQFPVITPLDPWSAAAFAAAFVAALVLTARRPAYGLCALILVTPFALYREVFATAMTLPRPVLLGVLAGLTTYSGCWKTLRSRPALLLLGALCAYFAATALSGIGAHHPELVVRETLKVLEYALFFGAAYLCYRLDPDPGPPATALAAIAIVVSLTALAQEILGAPSGLYVGRAIVPRVAGVLEGPNQLAGYLDLVVPVVAALAVTRRSALTSAALFLAMMADVLTFSRSGLIAVAIAAAALVAVNGRAMLTVLRPAFAGTIAGVLVVAGWGAYAQSANVFRLSVESAYAGGVGNRGQLWDAALRMWRRHPLLGVGAGNYELELPFYGVLGVRTHANSWYLQSLAEGGILLFGATVAVIAAIAAAFVREVRRSPWIAGAAAASLAICLHQIADYLIFFPKVGMTWWLLLGIAAAA